In one Nicotiana tomentosiformis chromosome 6, ASM39032v3, whole genome shotgun sequence genomic region, the following are encoded:
- the LOC104104076 gene encoding uncharacterized protein — MYGTHSKKDMEIEYQSQVPILRPSIHARRAKITVKFQDLYGFTVEGNVDDVNVLNEVREKVREQGKVWWALEASKGANWYLQTHVSSTLKTSLKFSALVNAITLKKLIRKGIPPVLRPKVWFSLSGAAKKKSTAPDSYYEDMTKAIQDKVTPATKQIDHDLPRTFPGHPWLDTPEGHAALRRVLVAYSFRDSDVGYCQGLNYVAALLLLVMKTEEDAFWMIAVLLENVLVSDCYTKNLSGCHVEQRVFKDLLTKKCPRIAAHLDALEFDVSLVCTEWFLCLFAKSLPSETTLRVWDVLFNEGANLLFHVALAIFKMNEEELLTVHHVGDIIHIIQKSTHQLFDPDDLLTVAFDQIGFLTTTTISRQRKKQEPAVMAELDQRLRRLNSINTGEEQ, encoded by the exons ATGTATGGAACTCATAGCAAGAAAGACATGGAAATTGAATACCAATCACAAGTTCCAATTTTGAGGCCAAGTATACATGCTAGAAGGGCAAAAATAACTGTAAAATTTCAAGATCTATATGGATTTACAGTTGAAGGGAATGTTGATGATGTTAATGTGTTGAATGAGGTTAGGGAAAAAGTTAGGGAACAAGGGAAAGTGTGGTGGGCATTAGAAGCAAGCAAAGGTGCTAATTGGTATTTGCAAACTCATGTTTCATCAACACTTAAAACATCCTTAAAATTCTCTGCTTTGGTGAATGCTATTACTCTCAAGAAGCTTATTAGGAAAGGTATCCCACCTGTTTTGAGGCCTAAGGTGTGGTTTTCACTATCAGGGGCAGCTAAGAAGAAATCGACCGCCCCAGATAGTTATTATGAGGATATGACCAAAGCTATACAGGATAAGGTCACACCTGCTACCAAGCAGATTGATCAT GACCTCCCGCGAACCTTTCCTGGTCATCCATGGTTGGACACTCCTGAGGGTCATGCTGCCCTAAGGCGTGTCCTTGTTGCCTATTCTTTCCGTGATTCTGATGTTGGCTACTGCCAG GGATTAAACTATGTTGCAGCATTATTATTGCTTGTGATGAAAACCGAAGAAGATGCTTTCTGGATGATTGCTGTCCTTTTAGAGAATGTGTTAGTTAGTGACTGTTATACAAAGAACTTATCTGGATGCCATGTTGAACAAAGAGTGTTCAAGGATCTATTAACCAAAAAATGTCCCAG GATAGCCGCTCATTTGGATGCACTGGAGTTTGATGTTTCTCTTGTTTGCACTGAGTGGTTTCTCTGCCTTTTCGCCAAAAGCTTGCCTTCTGAG ACAACCTTGCGGGTCTGGGATGTCCTTTTCAATGAAGGTGCAAATCTTCTATTTCATGTAGCATTGGCAATTTTTAAG ATGAACGAAGAAGAGTTGCTGACTGTGCATCATGTCGGGGATATAATTCATATCATCCAGAAAAGCACTCATCAACTTTTTGATCCCGATGACTTGTTGACG GTTGCTTTTGATCAAATTGGCTTTTTGACAACCACTACTATATCAAGACAGAGGAAAAAGCAGGAACCGGCGGTCATGGCAGAGCTTGACCAGAGACTAAGGCGATTAAATTCTATAAATACGGGCGAGGAACAATAG
- the LOC104104077 gene encoding uncharacterized protein, protein MLAQVQLLFMVVFLEMSLILLFLFKTPLRKLIIMTLDRVKRGRGPLIVKSVAATVLVIMIYTVYSIRELQSRPTDTVNPTDQILLAHQILQAALMGFCLFLGLMVDRLHHYIRELRLLRKTMEAAKKQDRALDNGKNGEASNLKDEISSLRNKVRQLESENEAKEKEVKSQKANSDSLKGQSEKLLLEYDRLLEENQNLRSQLQSVDQNVSHSDSKKNT, encoded by the exons ATGCTAGCACAAGTACAGCTTCTGTTCATGGTGGTATTCTTAGAAATGTCACTAATTTTGTTATTTCTCTTCAAAACCCCTTTGAGGAAACTAATAATCATGACCCTTGATCGAGTCAAACGAGGCCGTGGACCGTTGATTGTTAAATCTGTAGCTGCCACTGTTCTTGTGATCATGATTTACACTGTTTACTCTATTAGGGAATTGCAGTCTCGCCCTACTGATACTGTTAATCCGACTGATCAAATCCTTCTTGCTCATCAGATTCTCCAAGCTGCTCTTATGG GATTTTGTCTATTCCTTGGACTGATGGTAGACAGGCTACACCATTACATAAGGGAGCTTCGCTTACTCAGGAAGACAATGGAGGCTGCAAAGAAGCAGGATCGCGCATTGGACAATGGCAAGAATGGTGAAGCCAGTAACCTAAAGGATGAAATCTCCTCCTTGAGGAACAAGGTAAGGCAGCTGGAATCCGAAAACGAGGCAAAAGAAAAGGAGGTAAAATCTCAGAAGGCTAATTCAGATTCTCTCAAGGGTCAATCTGAAAAATTGCTGCTTGAATACGACCGGTTGCTGGAAGAAAACCAGAATCTTCGAAGCCAATTGCAATCAGTTGACCAAAATGTATCACATTCCGATAGCAAAAAGAACACCTAG